A single region of the Bacteroidota bacterium genome encodes:
- a CDS encoding DUF4331 family protein, whose amino-acid sequence MKKYFLIAALAAAILTPMTFLLRQPTDASSHREAPLITNDPLADNTDLYAFRCPDDTNFVTIVADYIPLELPEGGPNYGNFGENIRYEIHIKNKTSVATLGSAKDDITYRYTFTLKNEDPTTFFNIRLGKQNLKATYKCEKSVGGLAFVTIIQNGVVPPNNIGPRSIEGGAGLNTSYNSLATSAIATASTGETVFCGPRDDPFFVDLGGIFDLGQTRSSFGSDPSDPNTARDAVAGFNTHSIIMKIPINLLQKDGKSVSQASNILDPDFVIGVWASASRQKLSILSDGGKPPKTSGPWMQVSRLGMPLTNEALIPIGDKDYWNSVTPYSADEQEFVHYFANPELALYMDDSQFGGAVPGLSPLRVQSQSFPAIGVLPGYSTPGFDFRNGKDGAFAVTHLSPVPDLSGTAFAVPVQPGLVGAGQPRLADIFPIFYFGVPNAIPYQLATGKTGGPLSAGKPFIHNFLPITNDAGKLYGGDMLRLNMATPVTPRGTDEFTKYARMGLIRAAVLGLVAAPYNTNPSLQAIPHMDGFPNGRRLEDDVTTIELQAVGGLVLGAVGLPFNDATAANYSDLASPKLLAELGYNGGPTKNDEAILAAFPYVPEPHRGYDYVKQLTVASAPPAATKMSTGDFLGASAPKAFLLDQNYPNPFNPSTEVRYHLSTAGAVKLAIYNQIGQQVAKLVDEEKGPGTYAANWNAGSLASGTYFITLTVGSELVSTKKATLVK is encoded by the coding sequence ATGAAGAAATATTTTCTCATCGCGGCGCTGGCGGCTGCGATACTCACGCCGATGACGTTCCTTCTCCGGCAACCGACCGACGCTTCCAGTCACCGGGAAGCGCCGCTCATTACGAACGATCCCCTTGCCGACAACACCGATCTGTACGCATTCCGGTGTCCGGATGACACAAACTTCGTCACCATTGTGGCGGATTACATTCCGTTGGAATTGCCCGAAGGGGGCCCGAACTACGGAAATTTCGGCGAGAACATCCGGTATGAGATCCATATCAAGAACAAGACCTCCGTTGCTACACTCGGAAGCGCAAAGGATGACATCACGTATCGGTACACGTTTACTCTGAAAAACGAAGATCCCACGACCTTTTTCAATATTCGCCTCGGAAAACAGAACCTGAAGGCGACCTACAAGTGCGAAAAAAGCGTCGGCGGATTGGCATTCGTCACGATCATACAGAACGGCGTCGTCCCGCCCAACAATATCGGTCCCCGGTCGATCGAGGGAGGCGCCGGCCTCAACACTTCGTATAACTCGCTTGCCACGTCCGCGATTGCGACCGCGTCCACCGGAGAGACGGTGTTCTGCGGTCCCCGCGACGATCCCTTCTTTGTCGACCTGGGTGGGATTTTCGATCTCGGGCAAACCCGCAGCTCGTTCGGGAGCGATCCGTCTGATCCGAATACGGCCCGCGACGCGGTCGCGGGCTTCAACACCCATTCAATCATCATGAAAATCCCGATTAACCTTCTGCAGAAGGATGGCAAGTCTGTCTCGCAGGCATCGAACATCCTCGACCCCGATTTTGTGATCGGAGTCTGGGCTTCGGCCAGCCGGCAAAAGCTCTCCATCCTCTCGGACGGCGGGAAACCCCCGAAGACTTCCGGACCCTGGATGCAGGTTTCACGCCTGGGAATGCCGCTGACGAATGAAGCCCTCATTCCGATCGGCGACAAAGATTATTGGAATTCCGTCACGCCTTACAGCGCCGATGAGCAGGAATTTGTTCATTACTTCGCGAACCCGGAGCTCGCCCTCTACATGGACGACAGCCAGTTCGGAGGCGCGGTTCCGGGACTCAGCCCTCTCCGCGTCCAGTCTCAATCGTTCCCGGCGATCGGCGTCTTGCCGGGCTACTCGACCCCGGGCTTCGATTTTCGGAACGGCAAGGACGGGGCGTTTGCGGTAACACACCTCTCCCCCGTGCCCGATCTATCCGGCACGGCGTTCGCGGTCCCGGTGCAGCCCGGACTTGTCGGTGCGGGGCAACCGCGACTGGCGGACATTTTTCCGATCTTTTACTTCGGAGTCCCGAACGCGATCCCCTATCAGCTTGCCACCGGTAAGACCGGCGGACCGTTGAGCGCCGGGAAGCCGTTCATCCACAATTTTCTCCCGATCACAAACGATGCCGGGAAATTGTACGGCGGCGATATGCTCCGTCTGAACATGGCGACACCGGTCACGCCCCGTGGGACGGACGAATTTACGAAGTACGCACGGATGGGGCTCATCCGGGCGGCCGTGCTTGGACTGGTTGCAGCCCCCTACAACACCAATCCGAGCCTCCAGGCGATACCGCACATGGATGGATTCCCGAACGGAAGGCGGCTTGAGGACGATGTGACCACGATCGAATTGCAGGCGGTGGGCGGACTCGTCCTCGGTGCGGTCGGGCTTCCGTTCAACGATGCGACGGCGGCGAACTACTCGGACCTCGCTTCGCCGAAGCTTCTTGCCGAACTCGGCTATAACGGCGGGCCGACAAAGAACGACGAAGCGATCCTGGCGGCGTTTCCGTACGTTCCCGAGCCCCATCGCGGTTACGATTACGTTAAGCAGCTTACGGTCGCCTCGGCGCCTCCGGCGGCAACCAAGATGAGCACCGGGGACTTTCTGGGAGCGAGCGCACCCAAGGCGTTCCTGCTGGACCAGAACTATCCCAACCCGTTCAATCCATCGACGGAGGTCCGCTATCATCTCTCTACGGCAGGCGCGGTGAAACTCGCGATTTACAACCAGATCGGTCAGCAAGTCGCAAAGCTGGTCGATGAGGAGAAAGGGCCCGGAACCTACGCGGCAAACTGGAATGCAGGAAGTCTCGCGAGCGGAACATATTTCATCACCCTTACGGTCGGGTCGGAGCTCGTATCAACGAAGAAGGCGACTCTGGTGAAATAA
- a CDS encoding DUF4331 family protein, producing MRKLFLLAIAGACIAVAIVFGLRNSTNASSHREAPIISADPLADNTDLYAYRNPYDTSVVTIVANYIPLELPEGGPNYASFGEGILYEIHIKNKTTVGPLGSAGDDITYRFTFTKQNEDSSTFFNIRLGKQNLKTTFVCDKSVNGGGFSQIASGSVPPNNIGPRSIETGVGLNTTYGALVANSIVTAGSGEKIFCGPRDDPFFVDLGGVFDLGQTRSTFGTDPGNAANARDAVAGFNTHAIVMNIPISVLQKDGKTVDQAANILDPDFVIGVWASASRQRIRTLSLTGGPPVESGPWVQVSRLGMPLTNEVIIPLGQKDYWNAVSPYSAEEQGFVDYFANPELALYMDSTLYAAAIPSFASLQIQSQSYPAVGVIPGYSTPGFNFYNFHDGAWAVTKLASPPNLSGTAFAAGVQPSLVDSGKPRLVDIYPIFYFGVPNLIPYQLATGKDGGPLDTGKAFINNFLPITLDNGKLYGGDLLRLNMATPVTPRGTSEYNQYAGMGLIRAAVLGLTAAPYNTSKNLEAIPHMDGFPNGRRLEDDVTTIELQAVGGLVLAAVGLPFNDAVAGDYSDLASGALVGHLLYNAGPTQNDVPFQSTFPYLADPHRGWDYVKQLTASAPAGPTSVGSDFMGLSVPKAFFIDQNYPNPFNPSTTIKYHLSGTDQVTLKVFNEAGQEVATLVDARQNPGTYSVNWDAAVGGGNGKAGLASGVYFYRLQVGSSILPAKKAMLIK from the coding sequence ATGAGGAAATTGTTCTTGCTGGCAATCGCCGGAGCATGCATCGCTGTTGCGATCGTCTTTGGACTCCGGAATTCCACCAATGCGTCGAGCCACCGGGAAGCGCCCATTATCAGCGCCGACCCCCTTGCCGACAACACCGATTTGTACGCCTACCGGAATCCGTATGACACAAGCGTCGTCACGATCGTGGCAAACTATATCCCGCTCGAACTCCCGGAAGGCGGTCCCAACTATGCGTCGTTCGGGGAGGGCATCCTGTATGAAATTCACATAAAGAATAAGACCACCGTCGGCCCTTTGGGGAGTGCCGGGGATGATATCACCTACCGGTTCACTTTCACCAAACAAAATGAAGATTCCTCGACCTTCTTCAACATCCGTCTCGGAAAGCAAAATCTCAAGACGACGTTCGTGTGCGACAAGAGTGTCAATGGCGGCGGCTTTTCACAGATCGCCAGCGGCTCTGTTCCTCCCAACAACATCGGGCCCCGTTCAATCGAGACCGGAGTGGGACTCAACACAACCTACGGCGCGCTCGTAGCGAATTCGATCGTGACGGCGGGATCCGGAGAGAAGATTTTCTGCGGGCCGCGCGACGATCCCTTCTTTGTCGATCTGGGCGGCGTCTTCGATCTGGGTCAAACGCGCAGCACCTTCGGAACCGATCCCGGGAATGCCGCCAATGCCCGCGATGCGGTCGCCGGTTTCAATACACACGCGATCGTGATGAACATTCCGATCAGCGTGCTGCAGAAGGACGGGAAGACGGTCGATCAGGCCGCCAATATTCTTGATCCCGATTTTGTGATCGGAGTGTGGGCCTCCGCCAGCAGACAACGTATCCGCACTCTGTCGCTGACCGGCGGTCCGCCGGTAGAGTCGGGACCGTGGGTCCAGGTTTCGCGCCTCGGAATGCCGCTGACGAATGAAGTGATCATCCCGCTGGGTCAGAAGGATTACTGGAACGCCGTCTCTCCGTACAGCGCCGAGGAGCAGGGGTTCGTCGATTACTTCGCCAACCCGGAGCTCGCGCTCTACATGGACTCGACTCTCTATGCCGCCGCCATCCCTTCCTTCGCGTCGCTCCAGATACAGTCGCAGTCGTATCCGGCGGTCGGAGTCATCCCGGGTTACTCGACCCCCGGCTTCAATTTCTATAACTTCCACGACGGCGCATGGGCGGTCACGAAGCTCGCGAGTCCGCCGAACCTTTCAGGCACAGCGTTCGCCGCCGGCGTTCAGCCCTCGCTGGTCGACAGCGGAAAACCCCGCCTCGTCGACATCTATCCGATCTTCTACTTCGGTGTTCCGAATCTCATTCCCTACCAGCTCGCGACCGGCAAGGACGGCGGACCGCTCGATACCGGCAAGGCGTTTATCAACAATTTCCTGCCGATCACCCTCGACAATGGAAAGTTATATGGCGGGGACTTGCTTCGCCTGAACATGGCGACTCCGGTGACGCCTCGCGGCACGTCGGAATACAATCAGTACGCCGGGATGGGCCTCATCAGGGCGGCCGTTCTCGGTTTGACCGCCGCGCCCTACAACACGAGCAAGAATCTTGAGGCGATACCTCATATGGACGGGTTCCCGAACGGACGACGGCTCGAAGACGATGTGACAACCATCGAGCTCCAGGCGGTCGGCGGGCTGGTTCTTGCAGCGGTCGGCCTGCCGTTTAACGATGCCGTCGCGGGCGATTATTCCGACCTCGCCTCCGGTGCTCTCGTCGGGCATCTGTTGTACAACGCCGGGCCGACACAGAACGACGTGCCGTTCCAATCGACGTTCCCGTATCTCGCCGATCCCCACCGCGGATGGGACTACGTGAAGCAACTGACTGCGTCCGCGCCCGCAGGGCCGACGAGCGTCGGATCGGACTTCATGGGCCTGAGCGTGCCGAAGGCGTTCTTCATCGATCAGAACTATCCCAATCCGTTCAACCCTTCGACGACGATAAAGTATCATCTCTCGGGGACCGACCAGGTCACTCTCAAGGTGTTCAATGAGGCCGGTCAGGAAGTTGCCACACTGGTCGACGCCCGGCAGAATCCGGGAACCTATTCGGTTAATTGGGATGCGGCTGTCGGCGGCGGGAACGGAAAAGCGGGTCTGGCGAGCGGTGTCTACTTCTATAGGCTGCAGGTCGGCAGTTCGATCCTCCCCGCCAAGAAGGCAATGTTGATAAAGTAA
- a CDS encoding tetratricopeptide repeat protein — MKQSSKIVIAILVVTGLGVAAYFALLKRNSGPEIPSLSLRGGSANASTEFLNAQKAVEYYRDEIRKHPETVKNYLELAQLYLQEARVTGRHHEYMPKARYLIDEALNRDPQNFDARMIKGTMLMTMHHFGEARELAEDAVKQNPHSAIGYGVLCDALVESGRYEEAVKTCDRMLSVRPDLRSYARASYLRELHGDNPGAVEAMKMAADAGVYGQENRAWALYNLGKLFLNQGNLDTAAYIFKGILEERPDYAYAMSGLAQVRRAKGETQEAVELVTKAYQQTPEHIFVEQLADIYRATGQTQSADGVAKIVLQAFEQHEKDGWNINREYAMFCANHGMNLKEALDRAKKEFDLRPDNIDVLETYAWTLYKNGKGAEAVPYIEKAMRLRTRSFNLHYHAGAIYAAAGIKDSADAYFARAKNENRFVNVFCPDVNQQMKNSPGIAGNQ; from the coding sequence ATGAAACAATCCTCCAAAATAGTCATTGCAATTCTTGTCGTCACCGGGCTCGGCGTGGCGGCGTACTTTGCGCTGTTGAAGCGGAACTCCGGACCTGAGATCCCGTCCCTCAGTCTGAGAGGGGGGAGCGCCAATGCCTCGACCGAATTCCTCAACGCGCAGAAGGCGGTGGAGTATTATCGCGACGAAATCCGAAAGCATCCCGAGACCGTGAAGAACTATCTCGAGCTCGCCCAGTTGTACCTGCAGGAAGCGCGTGTCACCGGACGGCACCATGAGTATATGCCGAAGGCGAGGTATCTGATCGACGAGGCCCTCAACCGCGATCCGCAGAACTTTGACGCGCGGATGATCAAAGGAACGATGTTGATGACGATGCATCACTTCGGAGAGGCAAGAGAGCTCGCCGAGGATGCCGTGAAGCAGAATCCTCACAGTGCCATCGGATATGGTGTCCTTTGCGACGCGCTCGTGGAATCGGGGCGGTATGAGGAAGCTGTCAAAACCTGCGACCGGATGCTCAGCGTTCGGCCGGATCTCCGGTCCTATGCCCGCGCCTCATACCTGCGCGAACTGCACGGAGACAATCCGGGAGCTGTTGAAGCCATGAAGATGGCCGCCGATGCCGGGGTCTACGGTCAGGAGAACCGTGCCTGGGCGCTCTACAACCTGGGGAAGCTCTTCCTGAACCAGGGCAACCTGGATACGGCGGCGTACATCTTCAAAGGGATTCTGGAGGAGCGTCCCGACTATGCCTATGCGATGAGCGGCCTGGCACAGGTTAGGCGGGCGAAGGGAGAGACACAGGAAGCGGTCGAGCTGGTCACGAAGGCCTACCAGCAAACCCCGGAACATATTTTTGTCGAGCAATTGGCCGACATCTACCGCGCGACGGGCCAGACGCAGAGCGCCGACGGCGTGGCGAAGATCGTGCTGCAAGCGTTCGAACAGCATGAGAAGGATGGATGGAACATCAACAGGGAATACGCGATGTTCTGCGCGAACCACGGGATGAATCTTAAGGAAGCGCTCGACCGCGCGAAGAAGGAGTTTGACCTACGCCCCGACAATATCGATGTTCTGGAAACGTATGCCTGGACGCTCTACAAGAACGGCAAGGGAGCTGAGGCGGTACCATATATAGAGAAGGCGATGCGCCTCCGGACGAGGAGCTTCAATCTCCACTATCACGCCGGCGCCATTTACGCCGCGGCGGGCATCAAGGATAGCGCGGATGCGTACTTCGCGAGGGCGAAGAATGAAAACCGATTTGTGAATGTGTTTTGTCCGGATGTGAATCAGCAGATGAAGAATTCTCCCGGAATCGCGGGGAATCAATAA
- a CDS encoding M13 family metallopeptidase produces MNKFILSLLTIASFLVAPFALYGQDGQALDATDPLVSHIDTSVKPGEDFFLYANGKWFKENPIPSSEQSNGLWQLIQDTINAQVRDVCESSARLTNAEKGSNKQKIGDFFLTGMDSVALNKRGIEDLKSDFDMIDGIKDTKGVMQAAAYVHAVSGSPMFGFGVGQDDKISSKNAVFIVQGGLSLPDRNFYFDKDARTVMIRGKFAEHVGNMFKIMGYDEAAAGNASERLVKMETAIAEKCRKREDTRDPVKNYNKMSFKQLTESTPNLDWSTFMDGVGLKQVDTVVVGQPEFLTGMNDYIKSFPLDDWKIYLKFHLVRGLARYMDDKTYKEAFSFYSTVLRGVPEPKPRWKRVVEQTNGSLGELIGQVYVAEYLPKGTKEKLMEIGNAIKSVYAERIKALDWMSDATKQKALQKLSTIMMKVGYPDKWKDLSSLEVDRSSYVHNVKNANRWRFDYDIAKYGKPVDRTEWGMEPQTYNAYYNPSNNEIVVPGCNIIVPGYERKLADDALLYSVIGGSTFGHEITHGFDDQGSKYDDQGNLNNWWEPEDSAKFYTRTRMIVKQYNEYSPVDTLHINGELTQGENIADLGGIMMGYEAFKKTDQWTKHQVIAGLDPAHRFFLGYALAWMVNERPEAVANQIKSNEHSPAKYRVIGPLTDMPEFDATFGIKEGDPMWRSEAQKVKIW; encoded by the coding sequence ATGAACAAGTTCATCCTCTCTCTCCTTACTATCGCCAGCTTCCTGGTCGCCCCGTTTGCCCTGTATGGTCAGGACGGACAGGCATTGGACGCGACCGACCCGCTTGTTTCTCACATCGATACCAGTGTGAAGCCCGGGGAAGATTTCTTCCTCTATGCAAACGGAAAATGGTTTAAGGAAAATCCGATTCCTTCAAGCGAGCAGAGCAACGGACTCTGGCAGTTGATCCAGGATACGATCAATGCGCAGGTTCGCGATGTGTGTGAGTCGTCCGCCAGATTGACAAACGCGGAGAAGGGGAGCAACAAGCAGAAGATCGGGGATTTCTTCCTCACCGGAATGGACAGCGTCGCGCTCAACAAGAGGGGGATCGAGGATCTCAAGAGCGACTTTGACATGATCGACGGAATCAAGGATACGAAGGGCGTCATGCAGGCAGCCGCATATGTTCACGCCGTCTCCGGCTCCCCGATGTTCGGATTTGGCGTCGGCCAGGACGATAAGATCAGCAGCAAGAATGCGGTCTTTATCGTCCAGGGTGGACTGAGCCTTCCGGACCGGAATTTCTATTTCGACAAAGACGCCCGGACGGTGATGATCCGTGGAAAATTCGCCGAACACGTCGGGAACATGTTCAAGATCATGGGCTATGACGAGGCAGCGGCGGGGAACGCGTCCGAGAGACTCGTCAAGATGGAAACGGCCATCGCGGAGAAATGCCGCAAGCGGGAGGACACGCGCGACCCGGTGAAGAACTACAATAAGATGTCCTTCAAGCAATTGACCGAGTCGACCCCCAACCTCGACTGGAGTACCTTTATGGACGGAGTCGGGTTGAAGCAGGTCGACACCGTGGTCGTGGGTCAACCCGAATTCCTCACCGGAATGAACGACTATATCAAATCGTTTCCCCTGGACGACTGGAAGATCTACCTCAAGTTCCATCTTGTGCGGGGTCTGGCTCGTTACATGGACGATAAGACCTATAAAGAGGCGTTCAGTTTCTATTCCACCGTCCTCCGCGGAGTTCCGGAACCGAAGCCGCGATGGAAACGCGTTGTCGAGCAGACAAACGGATCCCTCGGTGAGCTGATCGGCCAGGTCTATGTCGCCGAATATTTGCCGAAAGGAACGAAAGAAAAGCTCATGGAGATCGGTAATGCGATCAAGAGCGTCTATGCCGAGCGGATCAAGGCCCTGGACTGGATGAGCGATGCGACGAAGCAAAAGGCCCTCCAGAAGCTGAGCACCATCATGATGAAGGTGGGCTATCCGGACAAGTGGAAGGACCTGAGCAGCCTGGAGGTCGATCGTTCATCGTACGTCCACAACGTGAAGAACGCGAACCGGTGGAGATTCGACTACGACATCGCGAAGTACGGGAAGCCGGTGGACCGCACGGAGTGGGGAATGGAACCGCAGACCTACAACGCGTACTACAATCCCTCCAACAATGAAATCGTCGTGCCGGGATGCAATATCATCGTCCCCGGATACGAACGAAAGCTGGCGGACGATGCGCTTCTCTACTCCGTGATCGGAGGATCGACCTTCGGTCACGAGATTACGCATGGATTCGACGACCAGGGAAGCAAGTACGATGACCAGGGAAACCTGAACAACTGGTGGGAGCCGGAGGACAGCGCAAAGTTTTATACGAGAACCAGGATGATCGTCAAACAATACAACGAATATAGCCCGGTCGATACCCTCCATATCAACGGCGAACTGACGCAAGGGGAGAACATCGCCGATCTCGGAGGCATCATGATGGGATACGAGGCCTTCAAAAAGACAGACCAGTGGACGAAGCATCAGGTGATCGCAGGCCTCGACCCGGCCCATCGTTTCTTCCTCGGGTACGCGCTTGCGTGGATGGTCAACGAACGGCCCGAGGCGGTTGCCAATCAGATCAAGAGCAACGAGCATTCTCCCGCGAAATACCGCGTCATCGGCCCTTTAACCGACATGCCGGAATTTGACGCGA